The following is a genomic window from Fulvia fulva chromosome 9, complete sequence.
TGAGGGTAGTCATGTCGTCGAATGAGGCGGGAGATGCTGCTTTGAAGAGTCGTACCGTCTTGTCGTCTGACCCAACGGCGACTGTCTCGCCATGCGCTGCGATACAGGTTGGCGGCGAGGGCGTCTTCTGCTTTGAGACTTCGCTGCCATCTGCGAAGGTGGTGACGCCCGTAGCGGTCACGACAACGGTGTGTTCTTTACCATTGATAGCAGCAACAGCAACACCCTTTGGTTGGCCATCGGTGTTGATCGCGTTTCCAGTGAAAGATCGCTGAGAGGAGTCTACTGTTCGCAAGGTGTCGTCCCAGCCGACACTGTAGATACGTCCTTCTTTAGGTGCAGCTGCTATGCCTGTGACGTAATTTGAGTGCATCTCGCCATCGACAATGTCCGCCGCTCCAGAGCTCAGATCCCATGCTCGTGCACGACCTTCATAGCTGCCGGTCCATAGGGTCTTGCCGTCCTGCGAAGGTGATGCAGATGTGATGCGTCCCTGGTGGCCTCGCACAACCTTTACCGGCTTGTCGTTACCTTCTTGCAGGTAGTTGAGGTTGCCTTCGAGGTCCAGGGAAAGGAGCAGACCATCGCTTCTGCCGCTTGGCCATGTCACGCCCACCTGCTGATCTTGTATCGACACGCTGTCGCCGCCAAACCGCCAGCTCTGTGTAACCTTGCCCACTTCCGCATCCCATATCTTGACTGTCTGATCACCACTGCATGTCGCCAATTTCTTGCTGTCCTTTGCCCAGCTCACGCCAAAGATGCTACCCTTGTGCTCTCCCTCTCCAATCTGCTTTTGCACCTCTCCCGTCTTTCCATCGTACAGCCAGATCTTCTTATCACTTCCGACAGTGACTAAGCTGTTACCATCTGGCGAGAATTGGGTGCCGTATATGAACTTGTCGTGCTTGCCTCTAACGCTGGTGTTGAACTTGAACGGTGCACCGTGGAAGAAGCACATTTGCGTGTCATCACTACCAGTTGCTGCTCTTAGCGGCCTCTGCTGCCGTATGGTCACGCAATTGATCTGCTGACTGTGTCCACTGATTTCTCCCACGCTGTTACCAGAGTCCGCAGTAATGCAGTGTCCAAACCGCTCTTTGCCGTCACCAACCGCAATGATCCTCTGACTATCACCATCCCACGCAATATCATTTATTCGGCCAGCAATGATGTGATACTCTCCTTTCGTGTTCTCAGCACCAATGCTATCCCATACCCGGACGCTACCAGAGACATCGCCGGATGCTACGTAGAAGCCGGAGGGCGAGAACCGTGCTACTGTGGTCTGAGCGGTATGTTGCGTGTATTGCTTGGAGACTGCCGGGTCGTCGATTGATCGTACGAAGATTGATTTGTTGGAGGCATAGGCAATTCGTTCTCCTTTGGCGTCGCTGGAGAGGGGAGTCGGTGTGCCTCGTGTTGTAGTTGGAGAAGCGGCCCAGATGGCCTCTGTATATTACGATTAGTAGCCGTGGCCATGTCCGAGATGATAAGCTGTCATACCGGAGGAGATGGACATGGTTGCTTAGCAGTTCGTGAGGGAGAAAGGTGTGTTTACGAGCTGTTGACTTTTGGACTTCACCAACAGGGAGGGTCCAGGCTTCCAGCATATGAAACGACCCCGCTGACGTACATCGCTGTCAACGCCATATATTTTTGGCCATGTCACGGCTTCATGCTACAGTATGTTCTACAGCTCAATATCCATCCTGCTCACTTGATTACCTCGACATCACTACAGTCGAGGCTTTCCCGTCGTACTAGGCTCAGCCACCGCTGAGTTCTTGACGTGCACCCTCGAGAACCACGGATACACTGACGGCGCATCATTCTGCATGGTTCCAAGGAACTCAGCCTTCCTCTTCTGCAAGAAAGCATCGACAGCTTCGTTGTTGTCCCTGATCAAGTCAGCATACGCATTAGGATTCACTCATCTAGAAGCACTCACGCTTTACCCCTCATAGCACCCATAACCCTACTCTCCAACAAATGCGCCTTCTCCGCGCTATTGACGCCGCGGAAGATCATCTCCCGGTTCATAAAAGTGCTCACAGTGCTAGTGTTGACAGCCAGCTCCTCGGCCTCCTTCAGCGCGGTAGGGAGGACATTTTCCTGTTTGTCACAGAGCTCGTAGAACAGTCCATCTAGCCTTCGGTCGCTAGCAAGATGGACTTTTCCGGGAATGACGAGCTGCTGCGCTCTTGCTGCTCCGATCAGACGTGGCAAGAAGAAGGACGAGCAGCCTTCCATCACTACACCACGCTGGCTGAAGACGAAGCCAATCTTGGCTTTCGACCAGGCGATGCGCATGACTGCTGGCATTGTCATGGTGATACCGACGCCAACGGCGTGGCCATTGATAGCGACGATGGTTGGCTTCGTGCAGTTGTGCATAGCGAGAGATGCTCGGCCGCCACTTTTGGATGTGTTAGTATGTTCAGTCGGATTGAGTCCCAAAGCAACACTCACCCGTCACGATGATTGTGCTCAGTCTCCTTCTTGCCATTGCCTTGAAGCTTGAAGCCTTGGTTGAGATCTTGACCAGCGCAGAACATCTTGCCGTGACCAGTCATAACAATAACCTTGACACGATCATCGATACTGGCGATTCCGAAGAAGTGCTCGAGCTCGTCTGTCATGACATCTGTGAAGGCATTGTTGGCTTGTGATCTGTGCAGTGTCAAGACCAGAACAGGTGTTGGCTCCTTTGAGGATGCTGGATGGTGTGATATCTTGATTTCTGTGTAGGGAACATCTGCGTAGTTGCTCGGAAGCTTCGTTGGGACTACCTGGCCGTTCGACATGTTGAAAGTTGTATGAATAGTTTGTTAGGTGACGGACGTCTGAAGTGGCTGCTATCTGTAGTGATCGGAACATGTACTGTGGTGTGTTATAGGCTTTCGGTATACCGAGGCCTGGACCGAGGCAGTTCATGGCTCAATCTGGACTTCGCCTGGAAACTGCCATTCATCAACGTCAACAACAAATGCACCGAGGGACTGCTAGACTAAACTTCAGTGTTATTGTACGGTTGTGAAGGACAGCCCACAGGGCGTGGAAGCTTGCTGGTGGCGATGCACATCAAGTGCAGATGCCAGAGCCTGCTTAGGTAGCCGTGAGACGATGTGACCTCGACCGGACTCGGCATCTGGACTCGACTTGGAGCCCGTTCGCTTCATTCCTTATTCTGTATACACAAGGTGGTAAGGGGGCCTGTCTAGCGTAGCGACAGCGTCGTAACCGGGGGCTTTGTCTTGCTCAACTCTCCTCGAGAGGAGGATCACACGTTAGGGACGATTATAACTTATAAGGAATTCTAGATAGTGCACGAACGCACCTTACCTAGAACAAGGGCTATAAGCGAAAGCGGGTCCTTATAGGCAATAGAGGGCCTTCTCGCGATATAGAGATATAGAGCGAAGCGAACGCACCCGCCTTATCTATAAAAGCTACCTTATTGAAATCCTATAAGGTGCGATACAGAGCGAAGCGAACGGGCCCTTGTCCTTCTCCTGATCGGCTTCGTGCAGCTTGACTGCCGAAGTTCGATGGCTGGCCTGGCCTGGAAATTGAGCGTCACAGCCGTTGCCGTACCATGTTTCTGGATCGCGTGGCCATGAAACAGGTGACGATTTTTGTTGCTGTCCCACGAGGTGAATGCTCGATGACATGGACATGCCTCTTGTAGTCGAGAACGAATTGTGAACAGAAAGTGGTGCCTTCTTCGCGCTCTAAACTTCGTCTAGTGCCACTAACAAGACCCCTGGACATGGATCGCGTGTCGTGGAGATTTGACCGTTCTGATATCCCTTGACAACAATCTGCACACATCAACTGTATCTTGCAGCACGTATGCACGCACGACACCTACTCGCCGCAGCATTCACCCAGCTTGGATAGGGACACCACTGCCCATCACGACTCAGCACTCTTCACGCCTGCATATAACATACACAAACAACCCTACCGAAAGCCGAGAGTTTCAGGGGAACGACCAGCACACCCTTGCAGCAACCAGCACGAGTGCTGCTCGTGCGACACGAACAAAACAGCTGGTGTGCCACGCGACGTTGCGGCCTGAGAATGGCTGACGAGACAATACCACCGAGTCCGCCTGAGAGCAGTGTCGCAAGTCCCGAAGAAAGAGCTGGCTCGCCGTCTCCCAGCGTTGATGCCTCACTAGCTCTCGATGCTGTGCCGCTGCTGGACTGCTCCCGGTCGGTGTCAACTCCCTCCAGCACCTCCGGGTCCACAATCTCCCGGCGATCACGAAACTCGAGACTCAGCGATGGAGGAGCAACAGTGGTCAGAAGGAGAGGCTATGTACGGCCACAAGGGACGTTGTTCGCCGATTCCGCTCGCAACAGGGATAGTGTGATGAGCTTGGGAAGCATCGCCCATATGCAATACTACTTCGCCAGGACGGGCCTGCTAGATGGGAAGGGAGCACAGCTCGCAAAGGAGGAACGCAAG
Proteins encoded in this region:
- a CDS encoding Enoyl-CoA hydratase ACTT3 — encoded protein: MSNGQVVPTKLPSNYADVPYTEIKISHHPASSKEPTPVLVLTLHRSQANNAFTDVMTDELEHFFGIASIDDRVKVIVMTGHGKMFCAGQDLNQGFKLQGNGKKETEHNHRDGGGRASLAMHNCTKPTIVAINGHAVGVGITMTMPAVMRIAWSKAKIGFVFSQRGVVMEGCSSFFLPRLIGAARAQQLVIPGKVHLASDRRLDGLFYELCDKQENVLPTALKEAEELAVNTSTVSTFMNREMIFRGVNSAEKAHLLESRVMGAMRGKADNNEAVDAFLQKRKAEFLGTMQNDAPSVYPWFSRVHVKNSAVAEPSTTGKPRL